One window from the genome of Lachancea thermotolerans CBS 6340 chromosome B complete sequence encodes:
- the RRN7 gene encoding Rrn7p (similar to uniprot|P40992 Saccharomyces cerevisiae YJL025W RRN7 involved in the transcription of 35S rRNA genes by RNA polymerase I member of yeast Pol I core factor (CF) also composed of Rrn11p Rrn6p and TATA- binding protein): MSTFFRGPVCGTDNCRSRLWRIIDGRRTCQYGHVMEGDVEFNDDEDDINSMGVITRRLNLTTNATGSFRSSMNSQSQLSQKEDANQKVYGAEGERLFLRCFQYILKLQCTWLIEHQNFPPVFTDVVKLMWMRFIRSLEIADQRSATGDDNGGTSMQVPGKKPRLSLLSSICLLYMANTHLRMPVHSCDYIRWICSMKLVYFKANLHLPALWRKQLPNYYHQVLEGGKTPSEGQFFHKLAHMCFAVQLSSCFSTYVSYEALTLKLLFAVKLPPQILFDVKELIRISGESDSSFCLYENHRERVERLYQCSDLRIAAYFILAVRYKILQDDPFFVNYCLAWLEIEGSEDSPAATEDLVTKLSHDAASLHQNNHRWSDQQTTDYLDWMEQHFLPASTKTQTEAQTIDHRIASKKLYSMFPLEKAPTGSAEDRATRPSYVDKTQEAYLEISDALAHGVRVPRQKQTPMLAQLAEAKLLREISYRFAVSQPQLRECLGHLQSRICKTRNSMNCAS; the protein is encoded by the coding sequence ATGTCAACATTCTTCAGAGGTCCAGTATGCGGGACAGATAATTGTAGATCACGACTTTGGCGTATCATTGACGGGAGAAGGACTTGTCAGTATGGCCATGTCATGGAAGGCGATGTCGAGTTTaatgacgacgaagatgacattAACAGCATGGGTGTTATCACAAGAAGACTCAATTTGACTACCAATGCCACTGGAAGTTTTAGGTCAAGCATGAACTCCCAGTCGCAACTCAGCCAAAAAGAGGACGCTAACCAGAAAGTATATGGCGCCGAAGGCGAGAGGCTGTTCCTACGCTGCTTCCAGTACATTCTGAAGCTGCAGTGCACTTGGCTGATCGAGCATCAAAACTTCCCGCCAGTTTTTACGGACGTCGTGAAGCTGATGTGGATGCGTTTTATAAGGTCGCTTGAAATTGCTGACCAGCGCTCGGCTACTGGCGATGACAACGGGGGCACGTCTATGCAGGTCCCTGGAAAGAAGCCCCGGCTGTCTCTCTTGTCATCGATATGCCTGCTATATATGGCCAACACACACCTCAGGATGCCTGTTCACTCGTGCGACTACATCCGGTGGATATGTTCCATGAAGCTGGTCTACTTCAAAGCCAATCTACATCTACCGGCCCTTTGGAGAAAACAGCTTCCTAATTACTACCACCAGGTCCTAGAGGGTGGCAAAACGCCCAGCGAGGGCCAGTTCTTTCACAAGCTGGCACACATGTGCTTCGCGGTGCAATTGTCGTCGTGCTTCAGTACCTACGTCAGCTATGAGGCGCTGACActcaagctgctcttcgCGGTGAAGCTCCCTCCGCAGATTCTTTTCGATGtaaaagagctcatcaGAATCTCCGGGGAGAGCGACAGTTCCTTCTGCCTCTACGAAAACCACAGAGAACGTGTCGAGCGCCTCTACCAGTGTTCAGATCTGCGAATCGCTGCCTACTTCATACTTGCCGTGCGCTACAAAATTTTGCAGGACGACCCGTTCTTCGTGAACTACTGTCTAGCATGGCTCGAAATCGAGGGCTCCGAGGACAGTCCAGCGGCGACAGAAGACCTCGTGACAAAGCTCTCGCACGACGCGGCATCGCTGCACCAAAACAATCACCGCTGGAGCGACCAGCAGACCACAGATTACCTAGACTGGATGGAGCAGCACTTTCTACCGGCGAGCACAAAGACCCAGACGGAGGCCCAGACAATTGATCACAGGATTGCCAGTAAAAAGCTTTATTCAATGTTCCCACTTGAGAAGGCACCAACCGGAAGTGCAGAGGACCGCGCTACGCGTCCGTCTTACGTGGACAAAACCCAGGAAGCATATCTCGAAATCTCCGACGCGTTAGCTCACGGGGTTCGCGTCCCGCGGCAGAAGCAGACCCCGATGTTGGCCCAACTGGCCGAGGCCAAATTGCTACGTGAGATTTCTTACCGCTTCGCAGTTTCACAACCGCAGCTCCGTGAGTGCCTGGGCCACCTGCAGAGCCGCATATGCAAGACACGGAATTCAATGAATTGCGCATCCTGA